DNA from Quercus lobata isolate SW786 chromosome 1, ValleyOak3.0 Primary Assembly, whole genome shotgun sequence:
AAGAAGCAAAGAAGCTGCACCAGGAAGAAAAGAACAATCAGCCCTACAATTCTGAAGAGATTAAACAGAAAACTTGCAGAAGGCCAGGTTTCAGTGTCTCCAAAATCAAATTACTGAAACAGTGCATTCACATGCTGATGCCGCACATCAAGATTCATGAGTGGATCATTCCCTGGAACTTCCAGGCTAAAATATGGCACCACACacatgcaaataaataaatgaaggaATATAAAAACCCATCTTGTCTCTAGATTCCAAAACTGGCTTCAAATCCTGAGAAAAATGTCTGGTAGAAACTTTCCGAAACTACTAGAATAATCTGTTACTATTCAAAATTCCAAGTGACGGCAATGGTGTCAAACAAAAGCATAAACACTCGTATAAAAGATCAAGCATGAAGCATTATCCAAACTGCCTATCAGGATATTGTCTCTGAAATTATAAGAGCTATAGCAATTCAAAGTCGAAAGGGAACAAACCAGTATCAGCCAAAGAATCCAAGGCACCATCTCCAGGTGGAATTTGCTGTCTCGAATTCAATCCATTTGGAGCTGCAGACTCGCCATTACTGCCACTGGCACCACCCCCAAGCCTAAGAGAAATCCAATCCTCAGTACGAACACCATTTGATACATCAGCCTGATCTCTCATATCAGTCTCTACTGATGCAGCTGAAGGCCTTGTGGGAAGAAATATTTGCAGCGAGGGATCATCCGCAGCAAACGCAAAGGGATTATCGACTAAACCATCATTAATGTCAGTATCAGCACGACCAACCGAAGAATCTGGGACTAGGTTAGAAGGTCCCATCGCAGTCTCTGGAGTCAATGTATAGCCATTCATAGAGGTGGAACAATTCATAGAACCATGGTGTAAATTGACTAGGCTATCTGGCACATCCTCAGAACTAAATAGCTGAAAACCTGGTCCTGCATGAGTTCCAGGCTGTAATGGCCAGAGGGGCGGCATCCCAAATTCATCATCATTGGCATTAAAAAGACTCATACATCCACCAGTTCCAAGAGGATCTTCTGGATATGTTTCAGAAATTCCAGGAAAAGTCATCCCACCAGCATCAGTTCGGTTCTTCTTATAGATGGTTTCAGAAGATGCTAAAATGTCATCCTCTCCCTCCGAGTCACTGAGAACAATAACTTTTGCAGGGGAGTTTCGCCCGAATCCAAATGCTGAATCAACATTCAGAGACATGGAATCCATCTCAATCACATTGTTGTTAGAgatgtcaaaattcacttcagGATCCTGATTTACACTTGGATCTTCACTTCCTGTGGCACTGCTGCTCATTGGAATAACTTTCTGTTCATGGTTTCCAAATCTCTCTTGTAATCTATTATCAGAAGACGTATTCACATCTTCAGGTTTGCTGACTTCCCATAAGCCATTACAATTCTTCCTTATTCCGAGTTTCAAACCAGTATGACCTTCTGAAATACCTTCCCGTTTAATCTGCTTCATCCCTTCCATTTTTGATATAACTTCCATATCAGAAACACAAAGAGTACCATCAGGAGAATGCCACCGTGCAAGATCCCCCAGATCCCTCCGCTCAGTTTCATTTTTAGTCTTTACACGCCAAGAACCATCAGGCTTCACCTCAATTTCCGTTGCATCTTCTCCACAACCCCTCATCTGAAACACAATAACAGAATAAATTGTGTCAACACATCTCACCAACAATCCTATGACAACTCTAAACTCAAGAAAGAACAGAAAATGTATTACCAGAGATGCAACACGATTGAAATAAGGGTCAATAATGATATTCTCCAATGCATAGTTCTTGAGACAAATGGGGCATTGCCACTGCAACCACAATCCAAtgcttcatttaaaaaattcactACAAAAGGACCACCCAAAAAAGCTTAGCATTATGTATTGAAGCTTACCTTTCTAGAACGTTGATTTAATTCCACAAAAACCTCAAGATCAAAACAACCCATGTGAACACAAGGTTTGAATCTTCCTGCGACCTTCATTCTTGAACCACTCATCTACATATTAGAGTaacaaataaacatttttttttataagtaataaagatttatAAATATCAAGGCAAGAGACACCCGAGTACACAAGGAGTATATAGGGGTATACAATCAAATACagaaataacataaataaacataaacatagcAAATCAGAACAATTGCAGAAACCTTGGCAATAACCATTCACTTCTAGGTCAATGTAGTAAAGAAAATACAACCCAATACAGGTTTAATAGTAATCAAAATATGTAGAATTATGTTCAAGTGTTTTGTATCACGAATCCTGCAGTATATTTATGCGCTACAAAATTACCCCAAATCTGTAAAAGCCACCAAGGCATATGCCAGAGAAAGCACACATCTGCACCACATGAGGATAATAGCACCACCAAGACCATACAAGGTCAAATGATAAGACCAACAAACCACAAATGTGATTCACAACATACAGGGGTTacaataaaacaatataaaaaattatggaaagGAAGTCAAGGGAATAAGGCTAGTTTATTGACTGGTCAAACCAGATGGTAACTGCAGATATATGATCACGATAATGTGCATTTGCAGAGAATTTGAAGCAAAGAAAATGTGGAAGGGGGAAGAAGGGGAAGCTTCCACTCTAACCAATAATCATCATATTCTACTCAATTATTTACTCATTCATTTTAGTCACATatcaaaacaataaacaaaatgaacaaATCACATGATTTTAAGTGTGCTAGTGAGATGGCATTCAGGCATACTACCACCTTGCACTTGAGTGATTATGTCTCTTCAAATTTCAACATTAAACTTTGTCAACTCCTGTACCACTACCAGTATATTAAGCATGAAGCAAAAAGTAATAAGTAATATTACATACAGAAACTAGACATTAATTTTAACCATCCTAGGTTTTTTTACCACAAGAAATCCTAGTATACCTTTTTCATAgagatgataataaaaaacgAATACACAGAGAACATGGTAGCAGCCTTTCCAGGTTTCAAGGTAATGACTATAActcttataattattaattacagAATATAAACAGCAATCCATTAATTTGCCCAACCAGTTGGATTGCTTCTTTTCAGAAACTTTCACAAGAACATTTCAAAATACTTTACAAGTAATGCAGTAAGATAAAGACATCCCATATTCTGCTTGTTAAGCTTTTCACTaaacagaaaagagaaaagGTGTAATTCAAGAACTAACAACATACTAAATGCTTCCTGAGTTGTTAAATTAGCTTCTTTACACACGCAAGTTTTAGCCCCCAGGGCAGGGGGAATGGAAGATTCAAACTAGTGACCTGCTTAAAGAGGCATGATTCCCAACCGACTGTGCTACCCCTTCAGGTTGAGTAGTTAAAATTAACTTAAAAGCAGACAGATTACCAGTTTTATAAAAGAAAGACAggtaaatgaaaaatatatatatatatatatatttatatacatcaAGATTAATTATGTTTCCAGTGTGAAGTaaactacctttttttttttaagtacgtAGTGCATAACTACATGcctaaattaaagaaaatatttgtaattCACAAATTTTGAAGTGGACTTACAGGACAACGTAGATTGACGCCAAAATAATCTGCAACAACTTCTATATCACTGTCACTATCAGCATTATCTGTAGCAGTTCCACCACCGATACAACGACAAACACGAGAAAGAGCGTCTTCGAGACGCTCACCATCAGACTCTTTGGGAATTAAGTTGAGGATCTGGATGTCAAGGAAAAATCAACACCTCAGATGATAACCAAGGAATTGGTGGGTCAATTAACAGTGACACGAAGGTTAGCAATAACTCTTGAGCTCTTAATGTGAGttattttaatctcttttttttctttgaattaagACCCAAATTTACCCACCTggttttatcaatttaaaaattcaacaGAATGTAAAACTTACAGCTAAATTATTCAGACATCAATTCGGCCAAACATGTCATGAAAATTATTTAGTGTACATATTCATTATGATAAAATACTAAAgtcaaaatttatatcaaataaAACCATTCAAAGTATATCCCAAAACTACAAGTGCCATTCCTCAGGCATTATAGTGTTGCAATTAACTTGATCCATGGGCACAAGTTACAAAAGAATAACATAACAATACAACAATGAAGACATAGACAAACTAATCACAACAAAATAACACCAGCACTAGTTCCAGTCTCCCAGAGCACTAACCAGGTAAGAGATAATCATAAGCCAAAGGCTACACACCCTAAATGTGAATCATTGATTCAAAGTTTGGTAATGCCAAATTAAGAAGCACGTCGTGTCTGCCACACCGAGAACATGGCTGGGGCAGTTGTGACATCTTCCCAGAACGGCCATGCAAAAGTTGACAGAAAAAAAGAGGTTAAAATCTGAGCCACAATCAAGAGAGAAAACGCTTCCGCTCTCTTTCTTGTGTCCCAGATCAGATTAAACTATCTcttgtcttctctctctccctctcatgATCTGCTCTAGTGCTCATTATCTGAACTCCAATGACTCAAATTGGTGGTTATCAGCACTACTGGAAGTACAATTGcttgctctttctctctcttggctAAATATGGTAGCATTTTGACCCTTTTTCTCTCAGCCATGAAAAAGCATTTGTgttaggatttttctttttccccttttatgtGCAACTTTGGGGAATGACACTAAGTTTGGGGCTTTGGGCCTCTCTCTGGCTCTCTGCAggtttgcttttttctttttctttttttacgatattgttaaaacttaaaaaatagtcaaatttGTTTGATTAAGTTTGCATTGGTAAACAGGGCAGTAGAAGAGttgattgcattttttttcaattaaggtttgtttggataccgcttattgttgaaaactgaaaacactatagcaaaataaattttaaatgtgtgaatagttcCATGGGACctagtttaaaagaaaaatgtgctGAAATCCGTacttgtgggtcccatgaacagtgcacgggacccacagAAAAAACGCAGATGCACATTTTCAGTGGAATCCAAACCCAGCCTTATTGTTTTTAGTAGAGCACTtaatcactttttaaaaaaaattatttctgttggttgaaatatttttatagttattttttaaacataaaatatattaattacacctaaaatacatattaatcaattaattaattgccATGTTCCCACTGTGTCATGtcatatttttccaataatttgtGTTTTGTGTCGTGCTTCTTAGATGCTAAGAGCAACAGTAACTATTCTACAAACATCTACAGCTACCAgaattaaatgacaaaaaaaaaaatgattgtcttgcctttttctttcttataagtAATTTTCTCACTTCAATTTGCATCAATTAGTACCCGCATGATCAAATGCTTGGTAATATAAATGTTGGATTgaaatgagaaataaagaagaaagcaagcAAACCAGAATTTCACCAATCCTATTGTAAATAATATGTAATAAAACCCCATGTCATGtcctattttttaaagaattgcCATGTCTTAATGGTGTTTTTCTGTGCTTCTAAAATGCCAAAAGTATCagtaattattcaaaaaatacttATAGCTAcaagaattgaaaaacaaacaaaatgattGTCttgccttttccttttttaagtaaattttcTCACTTTAATTTGCATCAATTGGTTCCCACATGATCAAATGCTCGCTAATATAAAAAAGCTGATTATAGCAAGAAATGGAGAAGAAAGCAAGCAAACGTCTGATGATGAATAAAAAGGTATTCCAACCCCTTTCCCCCCTCATCAAACACTAACAAACCAGATGCTTGATAAAGATTAATGATCAATGCATCATATATGTGATTCCTAAATCAAAAGAAGTAGGCATCACAGTTTactttcatttcaagacaaaggGCCATGAAGTTTCCCAGCACATTGTTCCATTTAAAAATCCATCTTTGAAGTTCCATAAAAACAGCATTTTAGAGGACAGCATAGCAGTTTCCCTTCCCATTACCAAAAGGCATAACTAAAGAAACTACAACTTTTGTAACTAAGAAAACTATTCCAAGTTGAATTCAAGCAAAAATCAGAGCTACCTGCTGAACACTGCGGCGCTTTACAATTCGAACACCTACGCAGAAAATGCGAGCATCACATCCTGTTAAGCAAATCTTATTAATTCCGTCTTTCGTATATGGTGTGATCTGagaaaacaaaagtaaactAATAAACTAAATGAATAACttagaatttattaataaataaataaaaccaataatTGTATGAAATATGTAGAAATAGTGATTTGATAAGCAATCACACACAGAAATCtggcatataaaaataaataaatgggtgcACACACAAATATCAAGTTGGACCATAATAAAGACATTGGTAAATACAAGAAAAGGTTTGTATTTAAGCAGGGGAAGAAACTCACAATTGGACCATCATCACGACCACTAGCCCCAAGCAGTTGGGAGCCAGGTCTATTAATCGTACGAACAGGCATACCTGTAAGTTATATAAGACATGAGCAAAAGTTTTGCTTTAGACACAGCCTAAAAGCATGATCATACAAAAGCATATCATTTGCCTTAATCGCCATACCATTAACCTGCAGATCTGCATACTGTGGCCACTGCATCCTAAATGGAACTTTGTCATTCAGGAGCATACACCAGGCCTAAAAAACAATATCAATATGCACAAATCAACAAATCTACAACTGAATCAGTTGTAAGTTCACTATAAATCATTCTATACACTAATTGCAAGATACTAACCGACCTGAACATCATATTCTTGTTTCGACAGTAAGTCCTTGTCCGCCCTTGTGAGTTGAAATGTTTTCTCCATACCTTGCACAGGGTTCGTACTGGACAAGAcaaaatgtttataaaaaaacccacatataaaaatcaagtttttagaTCAATAATTGACCAAACacatttactctctctctctctcacaaaacaGTTAAATGAAAATTTCCACTCTACTTACAAACCATTAATAAGAGGAAGGATAAAAAGTGAGATCCATTGTCAGCATAAAGGAAAAAACACGACAAACTCACCCATCAGTTGGAATACTAGTTGTAATCAACTTCACAGGATATAAAGGATGTGCCATCGTAACCCAAAATCTGTACAGAAataaacaaatcacaaatataCAAAACTAGAGCTCCCAAAAGTTCATAAAAAGTAAGTTATATAACACGGAGGAAGAGGggcaaatatataaatatatatatatatatgcaccaTAACAACTTATAGCATGATTAGGAGATGGCTCCTCAATCAAATGAAttataccaaaaagaaaaatataaaaccagATAAAAGCTTCAAAATAACAGAAATCCTCAAAGGTTGCAGATACATTTTTGACACATTATGCTGTAGTCGACAGTAAGTACAAACAAGGTCAGGAATCGCTgtacctaaaaataaaatctcaagcCTAGTATGAAGTATCTCAACAGCTCCACTTCTAAATCATgccattttcaaaattaataccctattcctaatttaacattttcttcATACAATTTGTTAACTAAAATGTGGTGCGGACACGAGGTACAAGCCCCCAATTATACGCACATATAGGaggaagagcaaaaagaagacgGCCCAACATGTGGCCTTATGGATAAGGTCTATTAGTTATTGGGCTTAAGATTAAGCAAGCCCGAGCATTTAATAATTAGGGTTTCTTTATGCATTTTTATTGTTAGCTATTTAGAAACTTTTTCTGATTATTGTAAAACAGCTTTTGGAGAATTATTAAAAACGTGTGTTTTCTTTTCACTGGTGCCAACTCCAGTTTTGCTTGGTGCTAACTCCAAGCAACccttaggtgctgactcctagggttTATCTTTTTGTTCTATTGTAAGTGTGGTTGTCCTACGTCAAAATGTCATCATATCTTCTTCATCCATAGCATATACCTATTTaacatttttgttaatttacaCAATAGAAGAACTTCGCATTATGTGTAATTAAATGATAGGTACTAAGTTCCCTGCTTCCAACTATCTTTTCCTAATATCAAGTAGGGAATCAAGCCAATGACAGATgtcataaacaaaaatcattccAACCCCAAAGGCatgtataaaatttaaacaaatctATCATTTTTAGCATGCAGCTAACGTGAGTGGAGACAAGTACACATACAGCCAAGTCAACTTCATTTTactaaagtaaagaaaaagCCAGGAGCACAAGAAGAAAAGATGGTGGCAACAAGAcatcatataaatattttatcatttcGACTaactttaaattcaaataaCTCCACATCATTTTAAGGCCACCTACAGGAATCAAACTTGCCAGTCAGCTTTAACTAGAGTAATGTTATCTAGTGAATCATCAGTCATtttcaacatcttcttcaatCATGCATAACAGCACCTAAAGCCATCATATAAACTCAATTTCACTTGTGCACTTCGTCCATCGCACtgaaatattttaaacaatatttggATGgcctaatttatttattaactgTAAAATCTGGTCCAAAGGTTTTTTCCCCCTTTGATAAAGTACTATCTGGTCCAGAAATTCATGACCTCTTCCTCATAAACCTTTGGCTTCAACCAAAAAACCAAGAGAGTTACTGCATCAGAGCATCCCTATTGAACCAATGTCTCATCCAGTTTTTAGGTCCACACAAGAAAGTTTGATTTTGTTATATCTCCAAAAATATCGaaagttttaattttagagTAACTTCACAAATCAAATAGAAATTGTCCTGAGAATCATTTAAAACATGTCTCtatgttcttaatatgtatgccaaatttcatgacaattggatgttatttaccattcaatccataaactcatttttatgtataattttaatatagaaAGACtagaaatttaaacattttataaatgAGATAGCTATTGATTTCTAATCATGTTGAAACTTTGAAAGCATGTAGGTTATAAGAAAAAACATGCACTCCAACAGTGTATTTTACAAAATTAGaatggtgtaacattgcttcaAGTttcaccaagtgtaacttgaaccatTGCACTACATGTCTTTAAGTTCTTAATACGCATGCCCGatttcatgccaattggatgtCATTTACTATTCCATCTATAAACtcttttttacatatattttgaatataaagAGACTTGaaatataaacaatttataGACAAGATAGCCATTGATCTctgatcatcttgaaattttgcaagttgGGGTTTAtaaaaagaacatgtaatcaAACGGTGGATTGATCAAAAATTcgcatccaataaaaaaatattaactagTGTAACATTAATTAAAGTTACActaggtataacttgaaccaatc
Protein-coding regions in this window:
- the LOC115983805 gene encoding E3 SUMO-protein ligase SIZ1 isoform X2, with the protein product MDLVASCKDKLAYFRIKELKDVLTQLGLSKQGKKQDLVDRILAILSDEQGHSKMWPKRNAVDKERVAKLVDDTYRKMQVSGATDLASKAPGVSDSSNVKVKGEIDEHFQPETKVRCLCGNSLDIESIIKCEDSRCNVWQHIGCVIIPEKPMEGSPPVPDKFYCEICRLSRADPFWVTMAHPLYPVKLITTSIPTDGTNPVQGMEKTFQLTRADKDLLSKQEYDVQAWCMLLNDKVPFRMQWPQYADLQVNGMPVRTINRPGSQLLGASGRDDGPIITPYTKDGINKICLTGCDARIFCVGVRIVKRRSVQQILNLIPKESDGERLEDALSRVCRCIGGGTATDNADSDSDIEVVADYFGVNLRCPMSGSRMKVAGRFKPCVHMGCFDLEVFVELNQRSRKWQCPICLKNYALENIIIDPYFNRVASLMRGCGEDATEIEVKPDGSWRVKTKNETERRDLGDLARWHSPDGTLCVSDMEVISKMEGMKQIKREGISEGHTGLKLGIRKNCNGLWEVSKPEDVNTSSDNRLQERFGNHEQKVIPMSSSATGSEDPSVNQDPEVNFDISNNNVIEMDSMSLNVDSAFGFGRNSPAKVIVLSDSEGEDDILASSETIYKKNRTDAGGMTFPGISETYPEDPLGTGGCMSLFNANDDEFGMPPLWPLQPGTHAGPGFQLFSSEDVPDSLVNLHHGSMNCSTSMNGYTLTPETAMGPSNLVPDSSVGRADTDINDGLVDNPFAFAADDPSLQIFLPTRPSAASVETDMRDQADVSNGVRTEDWISLRLGGGASGSNGESAAPNGLNSRQQIPPGDGALDSLADTASLLLGMNDVKSDKSSRQRSEDSPFSFPRQKRSKPRFYLSIDSDSE
- the LOC115983805 gene encoding E3 SUMO-protein ligase SIZ1 isoform X1, whose amino-acid sequence is MLVLLVGYYKVDAARYGKKVSSTVTFEDKLAYFRIKELKDVLTQLGLSKQGKKQDLVDRILAILSDEQGHSKMWPKRNAVDKERVAKLVDDTYRKMQVSGATDLASKAPGVSDSSNVKVKGEIDEHFQPETKVRCLCGNSLDIESIIKCEDSRCNVWQHIGCVIIPEKPMEGSPPVPDKFYCEICRLSRADPFWVTMAHPLYPVKLITTSIPTDGTNPVQGMEKTFQLTRADKDLLSKQEYDVQAWCMLLNDKVPFRMQWPQYADLQVNGMPVRTINRPGSQLLGASGRDDGPIITPYTKDGINKICLTGCDARIFCVGVRIVKRRSVQQILNLIPKESDGERLEDALSRVCRCIGGGTATDNADSDSDIEVVADYFGVNLRCPMSGSRMKVAGRFKPCVHMGCFDLEVFVELNQRSRKWQCPICLKNYALENIIIDPYFNRVASLMRGCGEDATEIEVKPDGSWRVKTKNETERRDLGDLARWHSPDGTLCVSDMEVISKMEGMKQIKREGISEGHTGLKLGIRKNCNGLWEVSKPEDVNTSSDNRLQERFGNHEQKVIPMSSSATGSEDPSVNQDPEVNFDISNNNVIEMDSMSLNVDSAFGFGRNSPAKVIVLSDSEGEDDILASSETIYKKNRTDAGGMTFPGISETYPEDPLGTGGCMSLFNANDDEFGMPPLWPLQPGTHAGPGFQLFSSEDVPDSLVNLHHGSMNCSTSMNGYTLTPETAMGPSNLVPDSSVGRADTDINDGLVDNPFAFAADDPSLQIFLPTRPSAASVETDMRDQADVSNGVRTEDWISLRLGGGASGSNGESAAPNGLNSRQQIPPGDGALDSLADTASLLLGMNDVKSDKSSRQRSEDSPFSFPRQKRSKPRFYLSIDSDSE